One region of Pseudomonas glycinae genomic DNA includes:
- a CDS encoding sugar ABC transporter permease has protein sequence MNQVKQLFTRYKMLALVFAVALIWLFFSWQTEGGFLTPRNLSNLLRQMSITGILACGMVLVIISGEIDLSVGSLLGLLGGVAAILDVVYHIPLLANLSLVVVCGLLIGLANGYMAAYLRIPSFIVGLGGMLAFRGILLGITGGTTIAPVSPELVYIGQGYLPHTVGAGLGVLLFALTLLLTWKQRRNRALHGLAAHSLARDVARVLLIGAVLAGFVQTLNSYDGIPVPVLLLLILLGGFSYVTSQTVFGRRVYSVGSNMEATRLSGINVQAVKLWIFGIMGVMCALAGVVNTARLAAGSPSAGSMGELDAIAACFIGGTSMRGGSGTVYGALLGALVITSLDNGMSMLDVDSYWQMIVKGSILVLAVWVDVSTRTGRR, from the coding sequence ATGAATCAGGTCAAACAACTCTTCACCCGCTACAAGATGCTCGCACTGGTGTTTGCCGTGGCGTTGATCTGGCTGTTCTTCAGCTGGCAGACCGAGGGCGGATTCCTGACACCACGCAACCTCTCCAATCTGCTGCGCCAGATGTCCATCACCGGGATCCTCGCCTGCGGCATGGTGCTGGTCATCATCAGCGGCGAGATCGATCTGTCGGTCGGCTCCTTGCTGGGCCTGCTCGGTGGCGTGGCAGCCATTCTCGATGTTGTCTATCACATACCACTGCTGGCGAACCTGAGCCTTGTGGTGGTGTGCGGACTGCTGATCGGCCTCGCCAATGGATACATGGCTGCTTACCTGCGCATTCCGTCGTTCATCGTGGGGCTGGGAGGCATGCTGGCTTTTCGGGGGATTTTGCTGGGAATCACCGGGGGCACGACCATTGCGCCGGTGTCGCCGGAACTCGTCTACATTGGCCAGGGTTATCTGCCCCATACGGTCGGCGCGGGTCTGGGCGTACTGCTGTTCGCACTGACGTTGTTACTGACCTGGAAACAGCGACGCAATCGCGCCCTTCATGGCCTCGCGGCACATTCACTGGCGCGAGACGTGGCACGCGTGTTGCTGATCGGCGCGGTGCTGGCCGGTTTCGTCCAGACCCTCAACAGCTATGACGGCATTCCCGTGCCGGTCCTGCTTCTGCTGATCCTGCTGGGCGGCTTCAGCTACGTGACCAGCCAGACCGTGTTCGGCCGACGCGTCTATTCCGTGGGCAGCAACATGGAAGCGACGCGTCTGTCCGGCATCAATGTGCAGGCCGTGAAGCTCTGGATCTTCGGGATCATGGGCGTGATGTGCGCCCTCGCCGGCGTGGTTAACACCGCGCGCCTGGCCGCCGGCTCACCCTCGGCCGGCAGCATGGGCGAACTCGACGCCATCGCCGCCTGCTTCATCGGCGGCACCTCGATGCGCGGCGGTTCCGGCACAGTCTACGGCGCCCTCCTCGGCGCCCTGGTCATCACCAGCCTGGACAACGGCATGTCCATGCTCGACGTCGACAGCTACTGGCAGATGATCGTCAAGGGCAGCATTCTGGTGTTGGCGGTTTGGGTGGATGTGAGTACGCGGACCGGGCGGCGGTGA
- the xylA gene encoding xylose isomerase: MPYFPDIERIRYEGPASDSPLAFRHYDADKIILGKPMREHLRMAACYWHTFVWPGSDVFGAGTFKRPWQHAGDPMELAIGKAQAAFEFFSKLGIDYYCFHDTDVAPEGHSLKEYRNHFAQMVDHLERHQEESGIKLLWGTANCFSNPRFAAGAASNPDPEVFACAAAQVFSAMNATQRLKGANYVLWGGREGYETLLNTDLKREREQLGRFMRMVVEHKYKIGFKGDLLIEPKPQEPTKHQYDYDSATVFGFLQQFGLEKEIKVNIEANHATLAGHSFHHEVATAVSLGIFGSIDANRGDPQNGWDTDQFPNSVEEMTLVTYEILKAGGFGNGGFNFDSKVRRQSLDEVDLFHGHVGAMDVLALSLERAAAMVQNDQLQRLKDQRYAGWQQPFGQSVLAGEFNLQSLAEHAFANELNPQAVSGRQEMLENVVNRFIYR; encoded by the coding sequence ATGCCGTACTTCCCCGATATCGAGCGGATTCGCTACGAAGGTCCTGCCAGCGATTCTCCCCTTGCCTTCCGCCACTACGACGCCGACAAAATCATCCTCGGCAAGCCCATGCGCGAACACCTGCGCATGGCCGCCTGTTATTGGCACACCTTTGTCTGGCCGGGCTCCGACGTGTTCGGCGCAGGGACGTTCAAGCGCCCGTGGCAACACGCCGGCGACCCGATGGAACTGGCCATCGGCAAGGCGCAGGCCGCGTTCGAGTTCTTCTCCAAGCTGGGTATCGACTACTACTGCTTTCACGACACGGATGTCGCCCCCGAAGGCCACTCGCTGAAGGAGTACCGCAACCACTTCGCCCAAATGGTCGATCACTTGGAACGCCATCAGGAAGAAAGCGGGATCAAGCTGCTGTGGGGCACCGCCAACTGCTTCAGCAATCCGCGCTTTGCCGCTGGCGCCGCCAGCAACCCGGATCCTGAAGTGTTCGCCTGCGCCGCGGCCCAGGTCTTCAGCGCCATGAACGCGACTCAACGCCTCAAGGGCGCCAACTATGTGTTGTGGGGCGGTCGCGAGGGTTACGAAACCCTGCTCAACACCGACTTGAAACGCGAGCGCGAACAACTGGGCCGCTTCATGCGCATGGTGGTCGAGCACAAGTACAAGATCGGTTTCAAAGGTGACCTGCTGATCGAGCCCAAACCGCAGGAACCGACCAAGCACCAGTACGATTACGACAGCGCCACCGTGTTCGGTTTTCTCCAGCAGTTCGGTCTGGAAAAGGAAATCAAGGTCAACATCGAGGCCAACCACGCGACCCTGGCCGGTCATAGTTTTCATCACGAGGTGGCGACGGCCGTCTCGCTGGGGATTTTCGGCAGCATCGATGCCAACCGCGGCGACCCGCAAAACGGTTGGGACACCGATCAATTCCCCAACAGCGTCGAGGAGATGACCCTCGTCACCTATGAAATCCTCAAGGCCGGCGGTTTCGGCAATGGCGGGTTCAACTTCGATTCCAAGGTGCGCCGCCAGAGCCTCGACGAGGTCGATCTGTTCCACGGCCACGTCGGCGCCATGGACGTCCTCGCCCTGTCGCTCGAGCGGGCCGCCGCCATGGTCCAGAACGATCAGCTGCAACGGCTCAAGGACCAACGCTATGCCGGCTGGCAGCAGCCCTTCGGCCAGTCGGTGCTGGCGGGTGAGTTCAATCTCCAGTCCCTGGCCGAGCACGCCTTCGCCAACGAACTGAACCCGCAGGCCGTCAGCGGTCGGCAGGAAATGCTCGAAAACGTCGTCAACCGGTTTATCTATCGCTGA
- a CDS encoding LysR family transcriptional regulator produces the protein MDRLTLMGTFVKAVELGSFSAVADELNLSPQMVGKQVKMLEQHLGVSLLNRTTRKQSLTDFGRTFYQRAKLILADMDAAEEMAAVTRGVPSGRLRINAPVTFGVSSLSPKLLEYMVRYPQVSVDLTLSNELVDLVDGGYDAVFRIGELADCGLKALPLMPYQMVLCAAPSYLARRPPITTPWDLQEHECLVFAYSDGRSHLRFEAPEGCIDVPIKSRLTINQGDPLLSGAVAGLGVVMLPLELVKDSLRSGTLVSLLPQYKVPVSPMNLLYAPDPRLTPKLRSFIDFVRATFG, from the coding sequence ATGGATCGCCTCACACTCATGGGCACCTTCGTCAAAGCGGTGGAGCTTGGCTCCTTCAGCGCGGTGGCGGACGAACTCAACCTGTCCCCGCAAATGGTCGGCAAACAAGTGAAAATGCTCGAGCAGCATCTGGGCGTTTCGCTGCTCAACCGCACCACCCGCAAGCAAAGCCTCACGGATTTCGGCCGCACGTTCTATCAGCGGGCGAAGCTGATTCTGGCCGACATGGACGCCGCCGAAGAAATGGCCGCCGTGACTCGAGGTGTGCCCAGCGGCCGGTTGCGGATCAATGCGCCTGTCACGTTCGGCGTCAGTTCGCTGTCGCCGAAGCTGCTTGAGTACATGGTTCGTTATCCGCAAGTGTCGGTGGACCTGACACTGTCGAATGAACTGGTCGACCTGGTGGACGGCGGATACGACGCGGTGTTCCGCATCGGCGAACTCGCCGACTGTGGCCTGAAGGCACTGCCGCTGATGCCCTATCAAATGGTGCTGTGCGCAGCGCCGTCCTACCTTGCACGCCGCCCACCTATCACCACGCCTTGGGACCTTCAGGAACATGAATGCCTGGTGTTCGCCTATTCGGACGGCCGCTCACACCTGCGATTCGAAGCCCCGGAAGGCTGCATCGACGTGCCGATTAAAAGCCGATTGACGATTAATCAGGGCGATCCGTTGCTGTCCGGAGCAGTGGCGGGGCTGGGGGTGGTGATGCTGCCGCTGGAGCTGGTCAAGGATTCGCTGCGAAGCGGGACGCTGGTGAGTCTGCTGCCGCAGTACAAGGTGCCGGTTTCGCCAATGAATCTGTTGTATGCGCCGGATCCGAGGCTGACGCCGAAGTTGAGGAGTTTTATTGATTTTGTGCGTGCAACGTTTGGATAA
- the xylF gene encoding D-xylose ABC transporter substrate-binding protein codes for MKNVKRTLLASALALLSLPVMADAAHPKIGFSIDDLRLERWSRDRDYFVAAAEKMDAKVFVQSADANEQKQISQIENLISRGVDVIVIVPFNATVLTNAVAEAKKAGIKVVSYDRLILNADIDAYISFDNEKVGEMQASGVLHAAPKGNYFLLGGAPTDNNAKVLREGQMKVLQPAIDKGDIRIVGQQWVKEWNPTEALSIVENALTRNDNKIDGIVASNDATAGGAIQALAAQQLAGKVPISGQDADLAAVKRVIAGTQTMTVYKPLKLIASEAAKLSVQLARNEKPAYSSQYDNGSKKVDTILLTPTPLTKDNIDLLEQDGFYTKAQIAGQ; via the coding sequence ATGAAGAATGTAAAACGCACGCTGCTGGCCAGCGCCCTGGCGCTGTTGTCGTTACCGGTTATGGCCGATGCTGCCCACCCGAAAATCGGTTTCTCCATTGATGACCTGCGGCTGGAACGCTGGTCACGGGACCGGGATTACTTCGTTGCCGCAGCGGAAAAAATGGACGCCAAGGTCTTCGTGCAGTCGGCCGATGCCAACGAGCAGAAGCAGATTTCGCAAATCGAAAACCTGATTTCCCGTGGCGTCGATGTCATCGTCATCGTGCCGTTCAACGCTACCGTGCTGACCAATGCCGTTGCCGAGGCGAAGAAAGCCGGGATCAAGGTCGTGTCCTATGACCGCCTGATACTCAACGCCGATATCGACGCCTACATTTCCTTCGATAACGAAAAGGTCGGCGAAATGCAGGCCAGCGGCGTGTTGCACGCAGCGCCCAAGGGTAATTACTTCCTGCTGGGTGGCGCGCCCACTGACAACAACGCGAAAGTGTTGCGCGAAGGTCAGATGAAGGTGCTGCAACCGGCCATCGACAAGGGCGATATCAGGATCGTCGGCCAGCAATGGGTAAAGGAATGGAACCCGACCGAGGCGCTGAGCATTGTGGAAAACGCCTTGACCCGCAACGACAACAAAATCGACGGCATCGTCGCCTCCAACGACGCCACGGCCGGCGGCGCCATTCAGGCCCTGGCGGCTCAGCAACTGGCCGGCAAGGTGCCGATCTCCGGGCAGGACGCGGACCTCGCAGCGGTCAAGCGGGTCATCGCCGGCACTCAGACCATGACGGTGTACAAGCCGCTGAAACTGATTGCCTCCGAAGCCGCCAAACTCTCGGTGCAACTGGCGCGCAACGAGAAACCCGCCTACAGCTCGCAATACGACAACGGCAGCAAAAAAGTCGACACCATCCTGCTCACCCCGACTCCGTTGACCAAGGACAACATCGACCTGCTGGAACAGGACGGCTTCTATACCAAGGCGCAGATCGCCGGACAGTGA
- a CDS encoding sensor domain-containing diguanylate cyclase — MLGRNTQAPTPDQAPREPRQGVNAGSTFRLTVSFMLMVVVAFLAVESWRTWRDYRSVFASARDSVTNLARATAQHAEDTIRQVDVLTAGLAERVEGDGLQNLDVARIHKLLIQQSKIMPQLHGLFIYGPDGHWIVTDKEVTPETANNADRDYFQYHRTHEDRGVRIGQVVESRSTHDLIIPISRRLNNPDGSFAGVLLGTVKVSYFVDYYGDFRIDDKGALVLAMRDGTILVRRPFIASVVGKSLANSEIFKTYLPNANQGIVQIRAVVDDTERLYGYRALTTYPLVVEAGLSRDSIIAPWRQDLLKNGFVLVFLILVLACFGLIVLSQLRQRMAMEREIRSAHKTMRDMALTDSLTGLGNRRRLDAALTDEIRLARRQGSPLSLIMLDVDYFKRYNDQYGHAAGDDCLIAVGDGIRKAVKRPSDLAVRYGGEEFTVLLPNTDSAGAIQVAEDILQTIRSLEIEHAAHPLGYVTASAGITTRYPVDETVTPASLLKSADTCLYQAKQQGRNRWCSAQASRQIQPIAAMPRMDR; from the coding sequence ATGCTCGGACGCAACACGCAAGCGCCCACTCCCGATCAAGCACCGCGCGAACCCCGCCAAGGCGTGAACGCCGGCTCGACCTTTCGGCTGACCGTCAGTTTCATGCTGATGGTGGTTGTGGCCTTTCTGGCGGTCGAGAGCTGGCGGACGTGGCGCGACTATCGTTCGGTCTTCGCTTCTGCGCGTGATTCGGTAACCAACCTCGCCCGCGCCACGGCGCAACACGCCGAGGACACCATTCGCCAGGTCGATGTGCTGACCGCCGGGCTGGCCGAGCGTGTCGAGGGCGATGGGTTGCAGAACCTCGATGTGGCGCGGATTCACAAACTGCTCATTCAGCAATCGAAGATCATGCCGCAGCTGCACGGCCTGTTCATTTACGGCCCGGACGGCCATTGGATCGTGACCGACAAGGAGGTCACGCCCGAGACGGCCAACAACGCCGACCGCGATTATTTTCAGTACCACCGCACCCATGAAGACCGAGGTGTGCGCATCGGCCAGGTGGTGGAAAGCCGTTCCACCCATGACCTGATCATTCCGATCTCGCGGCGTTTGAATAACCCCGACGGCTCGTTCGCCGGCGTGTTGCTGGGGACGGTCAAGGTCAGTTATTTCGTCGACTATTACGGTGACTTCCGCATCGATGACAAAGGCGCACTGGTGCTGGCAATGCGCGACGGCACGATCCTTGTGCGCCGGCCGTTCATTGCCTCGGTGGTCGGCAAAAGCCTGGCGAACAGCGAGATCTTCAAGACCTACCTGCCCAACGCCAACCAGGGTATTGTCCAGATCAGGGCGGTGGTCGACGACACCGAACGCCTTTACGGCTATCGCGCGCTGACCACCTACCCGCTGGTGGTCGAGGCCGGTTTGTCCCGTGACTCCATCATTGCGCCGTGGCGCCAGGATCTGCTGAAAAACGGTTTCGTGCTGGTGTTCCTGATTCTGGTGCTGGCCTGTTTCGGGCTCATCGTGCTGAGCCAGTTGCGTCAGCGGATGGCAATGGAGCGGGAGATCCGTTCCGCGCACAAAACGATGCGCGACATGGCGCTGACCGACAGCCTCACCGGCCTGGGCAACCGCCGGCGCCTGGACGCGGCGCTGACGGACGAGATTCGTCTGGCACGCCGTCAGGGATCGCCGCTGTCATTGATCATGCTCGATGTCGACTACTTCAAGCGCTACAACGACCAGTACGGCCACGCTGCCGGCGATGATTGCCTGATCGCGGTCGGCGACGGTATCCGCAAAGCGGTCAAGCGGCCCTCGGATCTGGCCGTGCGCTACGGCGGCGAGGAGTTCACCGTGCTGCTGCCCAACACCGACAGCGCCGGGGCGATTCAGGTGGCTGAAGACATTCTGCAGACCATTCGTTCGCTGGAGATTGAACATGCCGCGCACCCGCTGGGGTATGTCACCGCGAGCGCCGGGATCACCACCCGCTATCCGGTAGACGAGACGGTGACCCCGGCCAGTTTGCTCAAGTCAGCCGATACCTGTTTGTATCAGGCCAAGCAACAAGGCCGGAATCGCTGGTGTTCGGCGCAGGCTTCCCGGCAAATCCAGCCGATTGCGGCGATGCCGCGCATGGATCGCTGA
- the ycaC gene encoding isochorismate family cysteine hydrolase YcaC, whose translation MSTPTYNRLNKDDAVVLLVDHQTGLISLVQDFSPNEFKNNVLALADLAKFFELPTILTTSFEQGPNGPLVPELKEMFPDAPYIARPGQINAWDNEDFVKAIKATGRKQIIIAGVVTDVCVAFPTLSALAEGFDVFVVTDASGTFNTTVQQAAWNRMTQAGAQMMNWFSVACELHRDWRNDIEGLGNLLSQRIPNYRNLMNGYAALTAHQK comes from the coding sequence ATGAGCACTCCAACCTACAACCGCCTGAACAAAGACGACGCCGTAGTTCTGCTGGTCGACCACCAGACCGGCCTGATTTCTCTGGTTCAGGACTTCTCGCCAAACGAGTTCAAGAACAACGTATTGGCGCTCGCTGATCTGGCCAAATTCTTCGAATTGCCGACCATCCTCACCACCAGCTTCGAACAGGGCCCGAACGGCCCGCTGGTGCCGGAACTCAAGGAAATGTTCCCGGACGCGCCGTACATCGCCCGCCCAGGCCAGATCAACGCCTGGGACAACGAAGACTTCGTCAAGGCGATCAAGGCCACCGGCCGCAAGCAGATCATCATTGCCGGCGTCGTGACCGATGTGTGCGTAGCGTTCCCGACCCTGTCGGCGCTGGCGGAAGGGTTTGACGTGTTCGTGGTGACCGACGCCTCCGGCACCTTCAACACCACCGTGCAGCAAGCCGCGTGGAACCGCATGACCCAGGCCGGCGCGCAGATGATGAACTGGTTCTCGGTGGCCTGCGAACTGCACCGCGACTGGCGCAACGACATCGAAGGCCTGGGCAACCTGCTGTCCCAGCGCATCCCGAACTACCGCAACTTGATGAACGGCTATGCCGCACTGACGGCGCATCAGAAATAA
- a CDS encoding zinc-dependent alcohol dehydrogenase family protein: MARIVRIHEYGDASVLKLENVDVPAPAVDEVQIEVKAFGLNRAEVMFRNHAYLQEAEFPSRLGYEAAGVVVAVGANVSEFNIGDAVSLIPPLDIARWGTYGELANVPAHLTVKHPQNLSFEQAAASWMQYVTAWGALVEQAKLQKDDFVIVTAASSSVGLAAFQIAKMVGATSIAVTRTRAKKQALLDAGAAHVIVSDEEDMVAAVMALTDGKGARVVFDPVGGPSFEPLTQSMARGGILLEYGALSPEPTPFPLFTVLGKCLTLKGYLYTEIVSDPAILARAKTFIGDGLASGALQPIIARTFALDDIQEAHRFLEANQQVGKIVVTV; this comes from the coding sequence ATGGCACGCATTGTCAGGATTCATGAATACGGTGACGCGAGCGTCCTGAAACTGGAAAACGTCGACGTCCCGGCGCCCGCAGTGGACGAAGTGCAGATCGAGGTCAAAGCCTTTGGTCTGAATCGCGCCGAAGTGATGTTCCGCAACCACGCCTATCTGCAGGAAGCGGAGTTCCCCAGTCGACTCGGCTACGAGGCTGCCGGAGTGGTGGTGGCGGTTGGCGCCAACGTCAGTGAATTCAACATCGGTGATGCCGTCAGCCTGATTCCGCCGCTGGACATCGCGCGCTGGGGCACTTACGGCGAACTGGCCAACGTGCCCGCCCACCTCACCGTCAAACACCCGCAAAACCTGTCGTTTGAACAAGCGGCGGCGTCCTGGATGCAATACGTCACCGCGTGGGGTGCGCTGGTCGAACAGGCCAAATTGCAAAAGGACGATTTCGTGATCGTCACCGCCGCCTCCAGCAGCGTCGGCCTGGCAGCCTTCCAGATCGCGAAAATGGTCGGCGCCACCTCGATTGCCGTCACTCGAACCCGCGCCAAGAAACAGGCCTTGCTCGACGCCGGCGCGGCGCACGTGATCGTCAGCGACGAAGAAGACATGGTTGCAGCGGTCATGGCGCTGACCGACGGCAAAGGCGCGCGAGTGGTGTTCGATCCGGTGGGCGGCCCGTCGTTCGAACCGCTGACCCAAAGCATGGCCCGGGGCGGCATCCTGCTGGAGTACGGCGCCCTGAGCCCGGAGCCAACGCCGTTCCCGCTGTTCACCGTGCTCGGCAAATGCCTGACCCTCAAGGGTTACCTCTACACGGAGATCGTCTCCGACCCGGCCATCCTGGCGCGCGCCAAGACTTTCATCGGCGACGGGCTGGCTTCGGGTGCGCTGCAACCGATCATTGCCAGGACATTCGCACTGGATGACATTCAGGAAGCGCATCGTTTTCTTGAGGCCAATCAGCAGGTCGGGAAGATTGTCGTCACGGTTTGA
- the msrA gene encoding peptide-methionine (S)-S-oxide reductase MsrA: MTTQTETAILAGGCFWGMQDLLRRYPGVLQTRVGYTGGDVPNATYRNHGNHAEAIEIVFDPTVISYRQILEFFFQIHDPSTPNRQGNDLGPSYRSAIYYLNEQQRDIAEDTAADVDASGLWPGRVVTEIEPAGPFWEAEPEHQDYLERIPNGYTCHFIRPNWKLPKRG; encoded by the coding sequence ATGACCACTCAAACCGAAACTGCAATCCTCGCCGGCGGCTGCTTCTGGGGCATGCAGGATCTGTTGCGCCGCTACCCCGGCGTGCTGCAGACGCGGGTCGGTTACACCGGCGGCGATGTGCCGAACGCCACCTACCGCAATCATGGCAACCACGCCGAGGCCATCGAAATCGTCTTTGACCCCACCGTGATCAGCTATCGGCAGATCCTCGAGTTCTTCTTCCAGATCCACGACCCCAGCACGCCCAACCGCCAGGGCAACGACCTCGGTCCGAGCTATCGTTCGGCGATCTATTACCTGAACGAGCAGCAACGTGATATCGCCGAAGACACTGCGGCCGATGTCGACGCATCGGGCCTGTGGCCAGGTCGTGTGGTCACCGAAATCGAACCGGCGGGACCGTTCTGGGAGGCGGAGCCGGAGCATCAGGATTACCTCGAGCGCATTCCGAATGGCTACACCTGCCACTTCATTCGCCCGAACTGGAAGCTGCCGAAACGCGGTTGA
- a CDS encoding eCIS core domain-containing protein, whose amino-acid sequence MPSTLISLVTWLALVAPAQAAPCPAGEKQVCLDSCICLPDPVRLSEDLLRLATPALAMALTQARAEAASTDIKPIPPHIREQLLRWYDPGVLDAAHYKITDDGQYNAATAILQNPDVGAVTLIDIILFRDAETAEHNVALWAHELKHVQQFQEWGVDGFAQRYTQDFNAVEAPAYAIQGEVRRWLRAEAR is encoded by the coding sequence ATGCCCTCCACGCTCATCAGCCTCGTCACCTGGCTTGCCCTTGTAGCACCGGCCCAGGCTGCACCATGCCCTGCCGGCGAAAAACAAGTGTGTCTCGACAGCTGCATTTGCCTGCCGGACCCGGTGCGCCTGTCTGAAGACCTCTTGCGGCTCGCAACACCCGCTCTGGCGATGGCCTTGACCCAGGCCCGCGCTGAAGCCGCCAGCACCGACATCAAACCGATTCCGCCGCACATTCGGGAGCAACTTCTGCGCTGGTATGACCCTGGCGTCCTCGATGCCGCGCACTACAAAATCACCGACGACGGCCAATACAACGCCGCCACGGCCATTCTTCAAAACCCGGATGTCGGTGCAGTGACGCTGATCGACATCATCCTGTTCCGCGACGCTGAAACCGCAGAACACAACGTCGCGCTCTGGGCCCACGAACTGAAGCACGTGCAGCAGTTTCAGGAATGGGGCGTCGATGGGTTCGCTCAGCGGTATACGCAGGATTTCAATGCGGTCGAGGCACCGGCCTATGCGATACAGGGCGAAGTCAGACGTTGGCTGCGAGCCGAAGCCCGGTGA
- the xylG gene encoding D-xylose ABC transporter ATP-binding protein codes for MSDFLLQMNGIVKTFGGVKALNGIDLKVRPGECVGLCGENGAGKSTLMKILSAVYPHGTWDGEILWDGQPLKAQSISETEAVGIVIIHQELTLVPDLSVAENIFMGHELTLPGGRMNYPAMIHRAEALMRELKVPDMNVSLPVSQYGGGYQQLVEIAKALNKQARLLILDEPSSALTRSEIEVLLDIIRDLKAKGVACVYISHKLDEVAAVCDTISVIRDGQHIATTAMADMDIPQIITQMVGREMSSLYPTEPHNIGEVIFEARHITCYDVDNPKRKRVDDVSFSLRRGEILGIAGLVGAGRTELVTALFGAYPGRHEGEVWLDGQLIDTCTPLKSIRAGVCLVPEDRKRQGIIPDLGVGQNITLAVLDSFSKLTRIDAEAELGSIDREISRLHLKTASPFLPITSLSGGNQQKAVLAKMLLTRPRVLILDEPTRGVDVGAKYEIYKLMGMLAAEGVSIIMVSSELAEVLGVSDRVLVIGEGRLQGDFINRELTQEQVLAAALSQPDSHNNKARKSA; via the coding sequence ATGTCCGACTTTCTGCTGCAAATGAACGGCATCGTCAAAACCTTCGGCGGTGTCAAAGCGCTCAACGGCATCGACCTCAAGGTCAGGCCGGGTGAATGCGTCGGGCTGTGCGGCGAGAACGGCGCCGGCAAGTCCACGCTGATGAAAATCCTGTCTGCGGTCTATCCCCATGGCACCTGGGACGGTGAAATCCTCTGGGACGGTCAGCCGCTCAAGGCGCAGTCGATCAGCGAAACAGAAGCCGTCGGTATCGTCATCATTCACCAGGAACTGACGCTGGTGCCCGACCTGTCAGTGGCCGAAAACATTTTCATGGGTCATGAACTGACGCTGCCGGGTGGACGGATGAATTACCCGGCGATGATCCATCGCGCCGAAGCGCTGATGCGTGAACTGAAAGTGCCGGACATGAACGTGTCGCTGCCGGTTTCGCAGTACGGCGGCGGGTATCAGCAACTGGTGGAAATCGCCAAGGCCCTGAACAAACAGGCACGCCTGCTGATCCTCGACGAACCTTCTTCCGCCCTGACCCGTTCGGAAATCGAGGTGTTGCTGGACATCATCCGCGACCTCAAGGCCAAGGGTGTCGCCTGCGTCTACATCTCGCACAAGCTCGATGAAGTGGCCGCTGTCTGCGACACCATTTCGGTGATCCGCGACGGTCAACACATCGCCACGACCGCCATGGCGGATATGGATATTCCACAGATCATCACCCAGATGGTCGGTCGGGAAATGAGCAGCCTCTACCCCACCGAACCCCACAACATCGGCGAGGTGATTTTCGAGGCGCGCCACATCACCTGCTACGACGTCGACAACCCCAAACGCAAACGGGTCGACGACGTTTCGTTCAGCCTCAGACGCGGGGAAATCCTCGGCATCGCCGGGCTGGTCGGTGCAGGCCGCACGGAGCTTGTGACCGCGCTGTTCGGCGCCTACCCAGGTCGCCACGAAGGCGAAGTCTGGCTGGACGGCCAACTCATCGACACCTGCACGCCGCTCAAATCAATCCGCGCCGGCGTGTGCCTGGTGCCCGAGGACCGCAAGCGTCAGGGGATCATTCCCGACCTGGGTGTCGGCCAGAACATCACCCTGGCGGTGCTGGACAGTTTCTCGAAACTGACCCGCATCGACGCCGAAGCCGAACTGGGCAGCATTGATCGGGAAATTTCGCGCCTGCACCTCAAGACAGCGAGCCCGTTCCTGCCGATCACCAGCCTATCCGGGGGCAATCAACAAAAAGCCGTGTTGGCGAAGATGCTGCTGACCCGGCCCCGGGTGCTGATTCTCGACGAGCCGACCCGAGGGGTGGACGTCGGCGCCAAGTACGAGATCTACAAGTTGATGGGGATGCTGGCCGCCGAAGGCGTGTCGATCATCATGGTGTCTTCGGAACTGGCCGAAGTGCTCGGCGTTTCCGACCGCGTCCTGGTGATCGGCGAAGGCCGGTTGCAGGGCGATTTCATCAACCGCGAACTCACTCAGGAACAGGTGCTCGCCGCCGCACTCAGCCAGCCTGACAGCCATAACAATAAAGCTCGGAAATCCGCGTAA